The DNA segment TGGAAGTTACCAACactaggtgaaaaaaaaaatgcaattagaaAACATGGACTCTTAGCTTACTGACTtgtgaatattttaatttgttgtGCCGCAGTGTACCACATGGTGGTGAGAATGTTAAATTTTTACCCCAGTGAAAAGCCTTGACGATTACAGTAAACTATCGATTAAGCAGTATGATGAACCTCTTCATTGTTACTATCCGCAGTACGTGGCGTTATTTAATGTGTCAGTTTGATGTTCTTACCTTTGTAATATAGTCATGACAGTCTGGTCCAAACAGATCCAGGCTGCGTGTGCCATATAGCTGTACCCGCTCATGTGAGCTGCGGGTGCTGAGTGTGTCAAAAATCTCGCTTAGAAGATCCATTTCCTCTAGATCACACAGCAAATCTTCCTCCTTCTCTTCATCCTTTTTGAGCTCAGAGTCAGGCTTTTCCCTTGGCCCAGACATTGCCCTTATTGATACACAGGGTCAAATGAGAATATATATACATCAGCTTAATGTGTGGTTAGGGTTACTTCAGGGATACTTCAAGTCATCTGGTAAAACTTGTTACACTATTTCAGTGTGTCTGAAATTTCTGTCCATTCAGCCAGAAGAACTTTTATGAAATCAGAGCCACTGATGTTGAACCTTTGGTAGGGCTTGATGGCTCAGGCTTACTTTCATTTAGTTTTAGTTCATCCCAAAGGTGGAATTGAACTCAAGACTTTTACCAAGACTATTCCCACAAAGGAAAACTATACCCAATGTGTCCTGGTAAGCTAAATGGTTAATTGgtaaatattatatttattatatttgtttATGTGCCTCACCCATTCCATGCATCTCCAGCTGCCTTGGCTCCCTGGCCTCGAGTGACACTAAGTTTGGAACCGGGCCGATGAGGACGTGACTGTTATCCAATGCGGAAGTAAAAGAATCACCAGCACCAAACAAAAAGGAATTAATGGACAAGTCGTGACAAAATGTGAAAACAACACACAAAAGTAAAGCAAGACACATTAGTGGAAAGCATTGGATGTTGTGCTTTGCTTTTCTCTTACGCAACTGTCAAGTATGGAAAaccattccttccttccttccttccttccttccttccttccttccttccttccttccttccttccttccttccttccttccttccttccttccttccttccttccttccttccttccttccttccttccttccttctcaaGATGGACAACAAGGATTTCTAATAAATGCTCGATTGGCTTTCCATTGAGAGGCGTTGATGGACGCAATATTTTGTTTACCATTGCAAAGTGTTGCGTGTTTGGCAGGCCATTCTGCAGGCAGTCGGACGGAGCGGAACGGTGTGACAAGGATCCACCTCTCTGAATGGCTTGTGTTTGGCTGAAGGCCTGCCttccacacatgcatacacacagacACTTGTTGGTGGagctacaaacacacaccataTATGAGCATAACTGCAACTATGACACTAACGCACCTTATTTTTTAACCTGCTTTTCAAACCTGAATTCGCGATGCCTGTCACCTGATAAAGACAAAGTGCAATATTGTATATAAAGAGTCATTCAAGTTTAGCAGACAGTTAACAATTAACACTCCTCAGCTTGCGCTCACCCGGATGTTATTTGTTTTGGACTTCATGTTGAGGATCAGCGCTCCTCCCCCTCTCTGTCAAAGGTACAATGGTATCATGAATTGTGCAACAATTTGAGAAGatacttttatttgtttttgctaaGACTAACTTACCTTTAAATGATCAACTAGTTGTACATAAGATTTAGTCTttcctgtaaaaaaacaaaagttcaacaaGTGACAGATTCCTCCATCCACAATTTATATCCACTACAGCACATTGTACTTACCTGTTCTTTCACACTCAAGGATTTCTTCTTCAAACAAGTCCTGAGGTACTTTCCCTGTGTTCAGAATATCCAGGCGTTCATCAATAAACTGAAAATATTTCACAAGTTACTAAAAATACTAATATCACATATCAAGGATTTTCTAATCAACCATTACCATTCTAACACAATTAGTGAACTCAATGGAAATGGGCCTTgataacaaaaatagattatacTTACATTATGATGCTATAACAATGCTCaatgaaataaatgtaaaacACCACAAGTCACAGTCACAAATAGTCTTGGATTGTGCTATTATTTTATAGGTGAGGATATTTTCGCCCCAGATTATCATTAAGTATCTACAGTACAGTTCAATATTTTTTGTCCAGTAGAGAGCAGCAGACACTTAGAGGAGCCAAGTACCGTACCTGTTTGAAGAACTGCAAATGGATGGCACTCTGAAGAAACTGCCTCATACTTGATGACTTATGATCTAGAAACAAATCCTTACTGAAGCATACCCTACCACCCTGCAAAATTACAGAAACGTTtacaatatattattattattattatctttattattattattaataataataataacactttTAGTATGTAATATATGCATGAAAATATACAAGAATAAGAAATCTAATTTCACCTCAaacataaaaatgtattttttaagatatataaaaaaaaaaaatcagaagtaCAGTCATGGAGAAGCGAAAAACTGGAACCAGAGCCATAAAGAAAATTATGAACCATAAAAACATTAGCATGCACTTTCAGGCCATATGATAAAGCACCGACCTTATGATTTTGCAGAGCATCCTTGTATCCTCCAAACAGCACAGACTGGGCCTTGAGAAAGGCCCGTGAGACGCCACAGCCAGCAGAAACCACCTGGCTCTTCAAACATACTTTTAGCCCAGACCTCTGGGGACAGATACACTGTACTTTTAGAAGTGGTGACAAGAAGGTTATACAACATACGCTCATACAGTGGAAGAAACCCACACACTcttgttcaaatgccaggtgaTTGCGACATAATAAAAGTCcaatatatttaatttccaaacTTTTTACATCTCTCACAATCTCTTTTCTCAAATTAATCTTTTGAGGTCAAGCTCAAGTGCTTTCACTTGACAGgcaaaatgaaatacaaataaaaacaaatgtccTCACTGTTCCAGTACTTTTGGATGTGAGTGTATACAATTATCTTGTTCAGGGTCACAGCAGGGGCTGAAGGGGGCTTGTGAAGCAAGCATTGAGTGGGACGAATGGGAAATGAGCCCATACCATCTGAAGGATCATTTTTCACCACTATAGATGCAGGcaccatttaaataaatactgcacattcaaacaaacacacaacacacacataaagatATATTACCACATGTGAAGGTATTTTCTTCAGGTCATTGAAGGGTGTTTCCAATGTGTTTGCATCCACATTCAAAATGACAACTCCTTCCAATCCTTGGCTCCTCACCTTCTGCCAAACCATTATTAGGTGGGAATGTTCAGAGATTTGTGAATTTCAATTTCTTACCATTATTAAGTGGGCATGTTCAGAcatggtctccaatttcattgtactatgtacgtagaatgacaataaaggttttctgattctgattctgattctgatttgtAAATTTCAATTTCTTACCTCATATAGACTGCTGTGAACTCCAATAAGGTACGGCATAGGTGCGCTGTAACAGGTAATACCAGATCAGATGTGACACATGGAAACACAGATGACAGACTGATAGGCTTACCAACAATAGTCCAAAAGGTGAGGTGGCAGGACTGGGATGAAGATGTGTTGCCAGTGCATTGGGTATAACAGAGCCCCAAGTGCGTGTACGCAAGCTGTCAGCTACAAACACAGTAGCACGTAATATGAATGGTTACAAAATGTCATTCAAAACAACGAAAGAAATACATACGGTGCTGAGTTTGCGAGCAAATATGATGATGCGTCTTTCAAACAGCATGCTGGCGTAGAGCTGCAGAAGGTTCGTCACATCTACGGACACCACCAGCTCTGTTAAGTTCCTCTGGTGCacgcacatatacacacacgcacgtacacacgcacacacacagcagcgtTGTTAGTAAGTAAAACTTGGGACACTAGGTTTGATCCTACTACTCACATTTTCGGGAACAGAGGGGAGACCGAGATCCGGAGCCATGAAGTATGGAACCTTATCAAAAGGATTCAATATGATTATTTGGGGAAATGACACTGGTCAGCAGCAAATATAACCAAAGATGCCGTTAAGTACCCATAAAAGTATTTTTGacactgatttaaaaaacaaaaatgcaatttttttcagCATTTCAGTTTTTTAACTTTTATCCTTATTTTTTGTGATTACGTTCAACCCGTAAAAGCTTGCGCAATACAGATTTCACCTTGTGTTGTAACGTATAAGAGGAATCTCTATTTTTCACAATTTTGAATCCACTTGGAGATTTAATTTATTCACTGGACTCACTACCTTTTGTCCCTCTGGGTACCGGCAGGCCTAATATTATTAAATTTACAAATACTTATTGCTACTATACGTAGGACTATAATTGGAGATTTACCATCTGCAGTGTGATAGATCCGGCAGTCAATGGTATAGGTTCGTTGTAGAGTGCAGCCAGCATCACTTTCATCTCATTGGTCTATGAAGCAGATACAAGTGCTCAGTCTAATATTTGTTTGGAACATATGAGCCTGGACGCCATTAAAAACTCACCTGGCCCTTATTGATGTATACAGCTAGGGTATTGAGAACTTTATAAAAGACCTCGAACCAGGGAAGGTAACTGTGAAAACATAGAGTCATTTAACCTGCCTTAAGCGTTTTCCCTGACATGTTCATACCTGAGGATGCAAAGACACATCTGAGCACTGTTGCTGAGACGACAGAAGCCAAAGCGTTGGCAGCCCTCAATATCAGTCAGAACAAAAGTAAAGTGCTGCACAGCCACTTCTTCTCTCACCCTGAATGAAAGATGTTATTGTAAAGAGAGCGTAATAACTGGAAAAACTAGAATGTTGCcaaaagtgaaagaaaaaaaaaaagaagccagacACTTGTTTGCCCTACAATTTTATGACGAGATGCAGCTTCTGCTTTTAGTGTGTAGTCTGACAAGAAAAGTGTCGTAAATGACAATGGAGGGAGCTTCATTGCACAAGATCCAGCAtaggtaaaaaaatatatttacctcTTGTGTTCATTTCAAAAATTCTCAAACTCAACGAAATATCTCTCACCTCAGCAAAAATAATTGGCCACCCATCCTGGGCAACCCTGTAGCTCCGCCCCTGAAGAACTGAAGAACCTCTTACAGTCACATTTGGTACGTGAGTTTTCTAGGGGCCATGTGCGAAGGTTTTTGAGTGTTTGTGAGAAGTTTTGCTTTTGCTTGTTTTGAGCGATGCTGTTGTGTTATTGAGAGTGTTGAGCAGtaagtgaaatgtttttttttttgcttggtggGGGTAAGCGTTTCAATGGGACATGTAAGAGGTACTAAATCTTAGATACACCTTACAGTGTGAGGCCACACAAAAGGGAGCCCTGCTAAAcgttcaaacaaacaaacaatgaaaTAGAAATTCAATAGGTAAAAACACAAatcaaatgttaaaaaaaaatgtaaacagttTTTGTGTCTTAGTTGTCCTGCTCACTAAAAACTAAATAACACCTATTAGCTGAAGTAATGGTAGAAAACTTACCTTTGTATATCGTATGGGAAGCAGAACCTGGTTAAGG comes from the Syngnathus scovelli strain Florida chromosome 5, RoL_Ssco_1.2, whole genome shotgun sequence genome and includes:
- the dennd1c gene encoding DENN domain-containing protein 1B isoform X1, which translates into the protein MGSRIRQNPERAFIVFFEASCPIARDEDPGVRLQFPDDFRDEESCQTLTRFCFPYDIQRVREEVAVQHFTFVLTDIEGCQRFGFCRLSNSAQMCLCILSYLPWFEVFYKVLNTLAVYINKGQTNEMKVMLAALYNEPIPLTAGSITLQMVPYFMAPDLGLPSVPENRNLTELVVSVDVTNLLQLYASMLFERRIIIFARKLSTLTACVHALGALLYPMHWQHIFIPVLPPHLLDYCCAPMPYLIGVHSSLYEKVRSQGLEGVVILNVDANTLETPFNDLKKIPSHVRSGLKVCLKSQVVSAGCGVSRAFLKAQSVLFGGYKDALQNHKGGRVCFSKDLFLDHKSSSMRQFLQSAIHLQFFKQFIDERLDILNTGKVPQDLFEEEILECERTGKTKSYVQLVDHLKRGGGALILNMKSKTNNIRVTGIANSGLKSRLKNKAFSQTQAIQRGGSLSHRSAPSDCLQNGLPNTQHFAMSRPHRPGSKLSVTRGQGAKAAGDAWNGAMSGPREKPDSELKKDEEKEEDLLCDLEEMDLLSEIFDTLSTRSSHERVQLYGTRSLDLFGPDCHDYITKLSQVSPSQESLSLSTSGSGSLHSWNPEQSEEVHTVTEITDWLTLDDASAEEEEVLKSIGDPQENSKLVINVTRGIEVQNRTSSKEVKFEAEISGGKVTLKQGNEEEIAERLEDEVLKKTENAANFTQNEKKCGGKKTAEIEEDATEKKSRNLVEKSKDAGLGCHLSSEGFLEESRNKNLSKEDSAGNSSNIVQTYQSYNTSSHSDSHSTIKHEQGGPVTVKVSELKKMFEATTLAE
- the dennd1c gene encoding DENN domain-containing protein 1B isoform X2 translates to MGSRIRQNPERAFIVFFEASCPIARDEDPGVRLQFPDDFRDEESCQTLTRFCFPYDIQRVREEVAVQHFTFVLTDIEGCQRFGFCRLSNSAQMCLCILSYLPWFEVFYKVLNTLAVYINKGQTNEMKVMLAALYNEPIPLTAGSITLQMVPYFMAPDLGLPSVPENRNLTELVVSVDVTNLLQLYASMLFERRIIIFARKLSTLTACVHALGALLYPMHWQHIFIPVLPPHLLDYCCAPMPYLIGVHSSLYEVRSQGLEGVVILNVDANTLETPFNDLKKIPSHVRSGLKVCLKSQVVSAGCGVSRAFLKAQSVLFGGYKDALQNHKGGRVCFSKDLFLDHKSSSMRQFLQSAIHLQFFKQFIDERLDILNTGKVPQDLFEEEILECERTGKTKSYVQLVDHLKRGGGALILNMKSKTNNIRVTGIANSGLKSRLKNKAFSQTQAIQRGGSLSHRSAPSDCLQNGLPNTQHFAMSRPHRPGSKLSVTRGQGAKAAGDAWNGAMSGPREKPDSELKKDEEKEEDLLCDLEEMDLLSEIFDTLSTRSSHERVQLYGTRSLDLFGPDCHDYITKLSQVSPSQESLSLSTSGSGSLHSWNPEQSEEVHTVTEITDWLTLDDASAEEEEVLKSIGDPQENSKLVINVTRGIEVQNRTSSKEVKFEAEISGGKVTLKQGNEEEIAERLEDEVLKKTENAANFTQNEKKCGGKKTAEIEEDATEKKSRNLVEKSKDAGLGCHLSSEGFLEESRNKNLSKEDSAGNSSNIVQTYQSYNTSSHSDSHSTIKHEQGGPVTVKVSELKKMFEATTLAE